A genomic segment from Lampris incognitus isolate fLamInc1 unplaced genomic scaffold, fLamInc1.hap2 scaffold_296, whole genome shotgun sequence encodes:
- the LOC130133383 gene encoding gamma-glutamyl hydrolase-like isoform X3, producing MYDAHVDYGLKHRAAMQRRRSPDGRLSTTDLSSANDAGDYFPIWGTCMGMQLLTVMVSGKNLLTKTTAENVALPLNLTEEARSSRMFGGFPNELMKALSMEALTGNFHHYGVTVKNFQENEDLQNFFTILSTNIADNGAHFVSTIEGKRYPFYGVQWHPEVNRFQWNPKYNFPHSTHAVQISSLLAEFFINEGRKSLHSFDTPEEEASSLIYNYTPIFGGNFTGYEQIYFF from the exons ATGTATGACGCCCATGTGGATTATGGACTGAAACATCGTG CAGCCATGCAACGCCGGCGGAGTCCCGACGGACGACTCTCAACGACAGACCTGTCATCG GCCAACGACGCAGGGGACTACTTCCCCATCTGGGGTACTTGTATGGGTATGCAGCTATTGACTGTAATGGTGTCGGGTAAGAATCTGCTGACAAAGACCACAGCTGAGAATGTAGCCTTGCCGCTTAACCTGACTGAAG AGGCTCGCTCCAGCAGGATGTTTGGGGGTTTTCCCAATGAGCTCATGAAGGCCTTGTCCATGGAGGCTCTGACGGGTAATTTTCATCACTATGGAGTCACAGTGAAG AATTTCCAGGAGAATGAGGATCTGCAAAATTTCTTCACCATCCTGTCAACAAACATAGCCGATAATGGAGCCCATTTCGTTTCAACCATTGAAG GTAAGAGATATCCATTCTATGGTGTACAGTGGCACCCAGAGGTGAATCGATTCCAGTGGAATCCCAAATATAACTTTCCTCATTCCACGCATGCTGTGCAAATATCCTCTCTCTTGGCAGAATTTTTCATTAATGAAG GTAGGAAAAGTTTGCACTCTTTTGACACGCCTGAGGAAGAAGCCTCATCACTGATTTACAACTACACGCCTATCTTCGGTGGAAACTTCACGGGATATGAGCAGATTTATTTCTTCTGA
- the LOC130133383 gene encoding gamma-glutamyl hydrolase-like isoform X1, which produces MYDAHVDYGLKHRGILTQIVTDAAMKPFGKTYIPGSYVKYIESGGSRVVPIRLTLTIAEYETIFRSVNGLLLIGGAVDLQTSDFARVARIFYGLALTANDAGDYFPIWGTCMGMQLLTVMVSGKNLLTKTTAENVALPLNLTEEARSSRMFGGFPNELMKALSMEALTGNFHHYGVTVKNFQENEDLQNFFTILSTNIADNGAHFVSTIEGKRYPFYGVQWHPEVNRFQWNPKYNFPHSTHAVQISSLLAEFFINEGRKSLHSFDTPEEEASSLIYNYTPIFGGNFTGYEQIYFF; this is translated from the exons ATGTATGACGCCCATGTGGATTATGGACTGAAACATCGTG GCATTTTGACTCAAATTGTTACGGATGCAGCCATGAAACCATTTGGGAAGACCTATATACCCGGTTCCTATGTGAAGTACATTGAGTCCGGGGGGAGCAGAGTAGTGCCAATCCG ATTGACGCTGACCATTGCTGAATATGAAACAATATTCAGGTCCGTTAATGG TCTACTTCTCATCGGGGGAGCAGTCGATTTACAGACGTCGGACTTCGCTAGGGTGGCGAGGATCTTTTACGGGCTCGCCCTGACG GCCAACGACGCAGGGGACTACTTCCCCATCTGGGGTACTTGTATGGGTATGCAGCTATTGACTGTAATGGTGTCGGGTAAGAATCTGCTGACAAAGACCACAGCTGAGAATGTAGCCTTGCCGCTTAACCTGACTGAAG AGGCTCGCTCCAGCAGGATGTTTGGGGGTTTTCCCAATGAGCTCATGAAGGCCTTGTCCATGGAGGCTCTGACGGGTAATTTTCATCACTATGGAGTCACAGTGAAG AATTTCCAGGAGAATGAGGATCTGCAAAATTTCTTCACCATCCTGTCAACAAACATAGCCGATAATGGAGCCCATTTCGTTTCAACCATTGAAG GTAAGAGATATCCATTCTATGGTGTACAGTGGCACCCAGAGGTGAATCGATTCCAGTGGAATCCCAAATATAACTTTCCTCATTCCACGCATGCTGTGCAAATATCCTCTCTCTTGGCAGAATTTTTCATTAATGAAG GTAGGAAAAGTTTGCACTCTTTTGACACGCCTGAGGAAGAAGCCTCATCACTGATTTACAACTACACGCCTATCTTCGGTGGAAACTTCACGGGATATGAGCAGATTTATTTCTTCTGA
- the LOC130133383 gene encoding gamma-glutamyl hydrolase-like isoform X2, translated as MKPFGKTYIPGSYVKYIESGGSRVVPIRLTLTIAEYETIFRSVNGLLLIGGAVDLQTSDFARVARIFYGLALTANDAGDYFPIWGTCMGMQLLTVMVSGKNLLTKTTAENVALPLNLTEEARSSRMFGGFPNELMKALSMEALTGNFHHYGVTVKNFQENEDLQNFFTILSTNIADNGAHFVSTIEGKRYPFYGVQWHPEVNRFQWNPKYNFPHSTHAVQISSLLAEFFINEGRKSLHSFDTPEEEASSLIYNYTPIFGGNFTGYEQIYFF; from the exons ATGAAACCATTTGGGAAGACCTATATACCCGGTTCCTATGTGAAGTACATTGAGTCCGGGGGGAGCAGAGTAGTGCCAATCCG ATTGACGCTGACCATTGCTGAATATGAAACAATATTCAGGTCCGTTAATGG TCTACTTCTCATCGGGGGAGCAGTCGATTTACAGACGTCGGACTTCGCTAGGGTGGCGAGGATCTTTTACGGGCTCGCCCTGACG GCCAACGACGCAGGGGACTACTTCCCCATCTGGGGTACTTGTATGGGTATGCAGCTATTGACTGTAATGGTGTCGGGTAAGAATCTGCTGACAAAGACCACAGCTGAGAATGTAGCCTTGCCGCTTAACCTGACTGAAG AGGCTCGCTCCAGCAGGATGTTTGGGGGTTTTCCCAATGAGCTCATGAAGGCCTTGTCCATGGAGGCTCTGACGGGTAATTTTCATCACTATGGAGTCACAGTGAAG AATTTCCAGGAGAATGAGGATCTGCAAAATTTCTTCACCATCCTGTCAACAAACATAGCCGATAATGGAGCCCATTTCGTTTCAACCATTGAAG GTAAGAGATATCCATTCTATGGTGTACAGTGGCACCCAGAGGTGAATCGATTCCAGTGGAATCCCAAATATAACTTTCCTCATTCCACGCATGCTGTGCAAATATCCTCTCTCTTGGCAGAATTTTTCATTAATGAAG GTAGGAAAAGTTTGCACTCTTTTGACACGCCTGAGGAAGAAGCCTCATCACTGATTTACAACTACACGCCTATCTTCGGTGGAAACTTCACGGGATATGAGCAGATTTATTTCTTCTGA